A DNA window from Chelativorans sp. AA-79 contains the following coding sequences:
- a CDS encoding M20/M25/M40 family metallo-hydrolase, producing the protein MPKHLEDALAHISGDEATIISDLDRLIAIDTSFPPGDGYEAFASACEEMVQPSGFACDRVSVPGELWQTENGPARGERINLIARRRTGRPVCSIYYHVDTVPAGDGWTRDPFALTVEGDRLYGRGTADMKGSIAATLAAIRAADAVGIELAYDPSLLFCTDEEGGLYPGIRYLAEQGLVEGHLLSFNGGAAPRIWAGCFGSIDLEISIKGLAAHSGESTGKGINAIEEAIPLLNAFLALKAQVEQRVSALPPPPANGGRPLNARLTVTAAHGGAKGSSVPGHFKLVVNRRYAPEERYEDVRAELETTIARAMAGSRARGVTHRMVGHLSPVVDPTGPHWPAWIEALSHGFGWPVESFSKWGASSSSDMGWVQDAGIHEILLGGLIRPDSAAHAADEHATLGDVRSLARSILFYLAGARLPSTRTIGEPK; encoded by the coding sequence TTGCCGAAGCACCTGGAGGATGCGCTCGCCCATATCTCTGGGGACGAGGCGACTATCATTTCCGATCTCGACCGCCTCATTGCTATCGATACCTCGTTTCCGCCCGGAGATGGTTACGAGGCATTTGCCTCCGCGTGTGAGGAGATGGTGCAGCCTTCCGGCTTCGCCTGCGATCGTGTGAGCGTGCCGGGAGAATTATGGCAAACGGAGAATGGTCCTGCTCGCGGAGAGCGGATCAATCTGATTGCGCGCCGGCGGACCGGACGCCCCGTCTGTTCGATCTACTATCATGTCGATACCGTTCCGGCGGGTGACGGATGGACGCGCGATCCGTTTGCTCTCACCGTGGAAGGCGACCGCCTCTACGGCCGCGGGACAGCTGACATGAAGGGCAGCATCGCTGCCACCCTCGCCGCAATCCGGGCCGCCGATGCCGTTGGTATCGAGCTTGCCTACGATCCCTCGCTTCTTTTCTGCACGGATGAGGAGGGCGGCCTCTATCCCGGGATCCGCTATCTTGCCGAACAAGGGCTGGTGGAAGGCCATCTCCTTTCATTCAACGGTGGTGCGGCGCCGCGCATCTGGGCCGGGTGCTTCGGCAGCATCGACCTGGAGATAAGTATAAAGGGCCTCGCCGCCCATTCGGGAGAATCCACCGGCAAAGGCATTAACGCGATCGAGGAGGCGATCCCGCTGTTAAACGCCTTCCTCGCGCTGAAAGCGCAGGTCGAGCAGCGTGTCTCGGCTCTGCCGCCGCCGCCCGCCAATGGAGGGCGCCCACTCAACGCACGTTTGACCGTCACCGCAGCCCACGGGGGCGCGAAGGGGTCGTCCGTGCCAGGGCATTTCAAGCTGGTCGTCAACCGCCGCTATGCGCCAGAAGAGCGCTATGAGGATGTGCGGGCCGAGCTGGAGACGACGATTGCGCGGGCCATGGCAGGTAGCAGGGCGCGCGGCGTGACCCATCGGATGGTCGGCCATCTCTCTCCGGTCGTCGATCCTACGGGCCCCCACTGGCCGGCATGGATCGAGGCGCTCTCCCACGGCTTCGGATGGCCCGTCGAAAGTTTTTCGAAATGGGGCGCATCCAGCAGTTCCGACATGGGATGGGTGCAGGATGCCGGCATCCACGAAATCCTGTTGGGCGGGCTGATCCGGCCGGATTCGGCGGCTCACGCCGCTGACGAGCATGCGACTCTCGGCGATGTCCGATCGCTGGCCCGCAGCATTCTTTTCTATCTAGCGGGCGCCCGTCTTCCTTCCACGCGTACAATTGGGGAACCAAAATGA